One segment of bacterium DNA contains the following:
- a CDS encoding acylphosphatase, whose amino-acid sequence MEDSVCIHVYVSGVVQGVCYRAFVWENARRLGVNGWVRNLPDSRVEAELEGSRSQVNQLLDEMRIGPSMAQVTGVNTIEQPCQGRYNDFRVR is encoded by the coding sequence GTGGAAGACTCCGTTTGTATTCACGTGTACGTGTCGGGCGTTGTGCAGGGCGTCTGCTATCGAGCGTTCGTCTGGGAGAATGCCCGGCGGCTCGGCGTGAACGGCTGGGTACGCAACCTGCCTGACAGCCGCGTCGAGGCCGAGCTCGAGGGCTCGCGTTCACAGGTGAATCAACTCCTGGATGAGATGCGAATCGGTCCAAGCATGGCCCAAGTTACGGGAGTAAATACCATCGAGCAGCCCTGTCAAGGCCGCTACAATGACTTCCGGGTTCGCTGA